TGCTACTACAATTCCAAAAGGTTTTGGCAAATGAGTGACACTTTTGCCTGTGAAGCGACCGTCTAGAGAAAACTGCTGTACCCGGTCATTGCCAAGGTCACTTACAAGAAGATTATCGGAGCTGTCTACAAACAGATAAATCGGCCTATTGAATTCTCCATCTTGATTCCCTTCCTTGCCAAACTTGTATAAGAATGTTCCTGACCGATCAAAAACTTTTATGCAATGATTTTCTCTATCACACacaagaaacatgtttttgtaaGAAATGCAGCAGGTTGGATAGCGGAGTTTCTCCGGGCCTCTATCTCCGAATGTAAAAATAGGTTCTCCCTCCTTTGACATCACCTGTATCCTAGAACTGTCTAACTCGGTTACAACAATGCGCTCTTCATCATCCACACAAACATAAAATGGACCAACAAACTCTCCCTTTCCTGAACCTTTTTGTCCCAAGCTTTTCACGACAGTCCCTGTCTTGTTATCGATTTGTTGTACTCTACTATTTCCATAATCGGTCACAAGAATCTCTTTATCATTTAAATACGACACGGCTATTGGTCCTTTAAATTGTCCTGGTTCTTTTCCTTGGCTTCCAATTTTTCTCACACGGTTTCCATCTCTATCAAATACATAAACACAGTGGTCAGTGCTTTCTAACACAACTATCTCGCCTTTCTCATTAACAGCAATTCCAGTCAACCATAGAAGCGTGTCTCCTGGAAAGAGCTTCAAGCTCAACTCGCCCACAATAAAAAGTTCACGTTCTTTCACATTTAACGTGTACGGGCAGGTCGGAAGTTTATCGCCATTAATCCTCACTTCGACGCTGTAGGTGCCAGGTAATTTGGGTGTAAACTTCAGTTGAAGACTACCGTTCTCTCTCttgttaacaaaaacatttgtaaCATCTTTCCCGGGTTCTACGAGAAATTCAACTTGATTTTTGAGATCACCCTGGTTTATCGTTTCCCCTTCGGATGTTTTAGCGCATAATGTTAATTCCGCTTCTACACCAGCCTGAAAACTTTGATCCAGTCCTTCAAGTCTTGATCGCTTAGCATCTGCTGTCGGAGTGACCTCAATAACACCCAGTTTCCAATCCACCAAACGAGATGCCACAGAAAATTTTACGAATGTCGTCTGTTGATGTTTTGGAACTTCAACTCCACGAAGGTCTTCAAATTTCTGCTTCAAAGTTTCCTTGTTCTGCATAACATCCGAGCTCGAGCTATTCTGAACCAGATTTTCTGCAAACTCAGCCGCTTGCTTCATTTGTTTTACCAGGGATTCCACCTCCTTTTTAGCCAAGTTGATCCGCTCAAGTACTGACACGCGTGTTGCCTCGAGGAAGTCAATTGCTTCTCGCTCGCGCTCTCGAGTCTCCGCGATAATTTCTTCGGCTACTCGCGAGACCTTTCGCTTAGCTGTTGCAACGTTGCTTTCCAGCTTCGAAATTGTTTCCTCAAACTGCTTGATGACTTCACAAAGCTCACTTTCCTTGTTCCTCATCAATTTAGCACCACACATTATGTTATCCTTTTCTTCGAGAGCTGCTTTCTCGAGCAGAACAACTTTGTGGTTTTGATGATCCGTAACTATGCAAATCTGGCAAATGCAAACTTGACACTCCAAGCAAAAAAATCGTGTGACTTCTCTCTCGTGGAACTCTTGTGAACAAAACGGCTGTCGCTTTAGCACTGCTTCGTAATCTTCTACTTTAAAGTCTTTAACTGGCGTGACTTTGTGTCCTTCAAATGTTGCACTCAGCAATTGATGCGCATTGAAACAATCAAGGCACATGAATCTTCTGCAATCGAAGCAATAGTACATCTGAGGGTTTGTTTTCCTGCATTGGGAACAAGTAATGCTACTTGTATCACCACTTTGTCGAACGGCGAGGAGACTCAACAAACTATTGTGGAAAAAACTGATGGGCAAACGGTCGAAGCGATTTCCTTCTGGTAAATCGATCGctgcctgacactcggggcatcggAACTTTCCTTGCCTCTGGCTCACTCTTGCATGTTTCTCCAAACACTCGCAGCAGAACGTGTGGAAACACGATATAATTTTAGGTTCAGTGTAGGTATCCAGACAAATGGAGCAAGTAACTTGCTgcttgatatttttcaaaagggACTCCATTACGATCGACAAACACGAAATCAAATCAATTAAACAATTGACGCCTAGAGGGATTAATTTCGATTTCTGAGAAAGCAAAGTCCGTCACAACTCACTGCTCGTGACCAATCAAAATCGAAAAGCTTGTCTGTAACATTAGATTGTTTATCTGCTGCGTAAACTTAATCTTCATCGGTTGTTGTCTGGGAACTTTATTTTTAGACAGTCCGATGGTTTagaaatttgttatttatttaactcatctactgatttatttttactttttgaagGTTTGCATAACGCGCAGTTCAATTCACTGCTCCTAGGAGTGTAACCCTTATCATCTCAGTACAAACACTTAAATGAGAGGTAAGCTATGCAATATTATGTTTTCACTGAACGTACCATGGCTTTGGAATTATGCCACAGCTGCATTTCAATGGTTAAAATCATCATGATCCTTGATCACAGGGGGGCAGAGGAGTCGTGCCCGTTTGTGATTCCACTGTAAAAAGCGAATAAATTAAATACCTCCTCATAGAGTTATGTCAAATTTCCGAGTAAACGTTACAGAGACCGTCACAAATGACTGTTCGAACCAGCCACGTTCAAACGGTTTCTTTGTAACATTAGAATGTTCTAGACTGTTTCTCTGCATTGAATGAATCTTCGATTGTTGTCTTGCAACAGTTTGATATTGTAGTTCGTTGAGTGATATGAAAAAGTTTCAGGGTGTGTAAAGAGAATCCGCTCATAATACAGAGAAAGTCAAGAAATGCAAAACGAAAGGGAAAACCACGAGGCATAATTACATTTTATGTACTTGAGATTTAAAGAGGTGATTAAAGCTGTTTAAAGTGTTCACAACTTAAATTCTCCCAATTATCTCCCGTAAAATACAGCGAAAACAACAAGTACTGGCCGCACGTGAGCACCCACAAAATAACTTATGGAGAAAAATGCTGTAACGAAGgttatttttagttatttgCGAGACTTTCAATACCAATTTGTTTTGCGTGACATACTTTCGAATTGTCGGCATTATGTTTCATCCGGCCACGAGACACGTGTGGATTTGCAAGTGTAGTCAGTAGAGGAGATAGATCGAAGGATTGTCGAAATATTTGAATAATAGAACAGGGAAAGAGGTATGTTatcttgttaatttttgtaTTCATATACCGAAACGtgtacaattattattattattattattattaaatttaaatttataccgCGCAGTTTCTATAGAAATATTCAACTGCgccttacaataaatattaaattagaaattaaaatagaagttcaaaattacaattctaaaataatgcaattcaattataaaaactatagaactaattaaacgccctattaaataaaaaagttttaagtctaattttaaaaatatctaaactggAAATAGATCTTATTGTGGTAGGAAGCGAATTCCAAAGTCTAGGGGCGGCACAACTAAACGATCTATCTGCCAGGGTCTTCTTGGATATTATCTTCGggaaagttaataaagctgCAGAGTCATCGTTGCGCCTTAAATTATACCTAGATGGCGGCAAGATAGATATTAAATGGCGCAAGTAATCGGGCGCCATACCATGCAATACCTTAAAtgtaagaagaattattttatattcgatacgataacaaacaggcagccaatgtaattcGTGAAGTAGAGGCGTGATGTGGCACGACTTTGGAGCACAATATACCAAACGGGCACTAGCATTCATAACACGCTGGAGTTTAGACAACTGATATTTCGGTAACCCATACAAAAGGCTGTTGCAATAATCAAGTCTGCTTGTTATAAACGCATGAACTAGTGTTTCAGTGCTACTTCTAGATAAGTACTTCCTAATATGTCTGATattataaagataataaaatgagCTGCTGCATGTTTTGGTAATATGTACATCCATATTCAAATGCGGATCAAACCATGTGCCCAGATTACAGACTGATGAAGAAGGACTAATATTATAATCTCCGACTCTGATGCCATCGATAGACACCTTTGTGAGCTGCTTCCGTGTCCCAACAAGCATAAAATCAGTCTTGACATCATTTAGCATTAATTTCCTCACACACATCCACTGTCTAATGTCACgaatacaattttcaatggCAGTGACCGCATCCAACTCACCAGTGCCAACACTAGGACTAAAGGACAGATACAACTGAGTATCGTCCGCGTAAGCATGCGCAGTTGGTAAATGGGACtccaggagagaaaacaaatcacttgaaTAGATAGTAAACAAAAGCGGGCCGAGGCAAGAACCTTGAGGTACACCCcacttcaaatcaaatgacTGCGAAAGCGTCTCTTTTATGCAAATTCTTTGAGATCTCCCTTCCAAATAAGACTTGAACCACGAAAGAGCAGAGCCGCAAACACCTAGTTTCGTCTGAAGggcttttaataaaatcttgtggtcaacagtgtcaaaggcGGCACTCAAGTCTAATAACACCAAGAGTGATACATGCCCCTTGTTCATATTCATTAGCAAatcgttttttacttttaacaatgcaGTCTCAGTGCTGTGATGGGAACGATAAGCAGATTGAAGCTGAGGGAAGAGATTGTTCTTAATCATGTGACactgaatctgattggctaccacACGTTCAGTAAGTTTGGACACAAATTGCAAGTTGCTAATTGGtcgaaaattcttgaaaagaggaTCAAGACCAGGCTTTTTCAATAATGGATGTACCACAGCAGTTTTCCAGGCGTCAGGAAAATATCCAGTTCGTAAGGACAAATTAACCATATTCGTTATTACAGAAAGGAGTGGGTCAAGGCAGGCAGATAACAGAGTCGCAGGTATTGGATCCAAgatgcaagtttttttcttccctgATGTAATCATATCACGTATTGCTACAGCCGTTGTACATTGAAAATCAGACAGTACAATATCGCTAGGTTCAGATACCATATCAGGCTCCGACGTCGACAGAAGATGCGATGGAGAGATACCTTCCAACTTTGACCTTATATTAGCAATCTTGGTAATAAAAAACTCGCCCATGTCATTTGCAAGCAGAGAAACGTCAGTATGAGGAGGAAGAGCTCTATCCGGCTGCATATTCAGTAGACTCTTACTTGCCATAAACAGCCTCCGCTGGTCAGAACTATTATCTTCAATGAATTGATTGTAGTAGACACGACGTGCCTCATTCATCAAGTTCACCACacgatttctttcctttttaaaagcagCACGATCTGCAGATAGGCCAGTAATTCTCCACTTCTTTTCAGCCTTTCGTCTCGACCGTTTAGCTTTTCTGATATCTTCATTAAACCACGGTGCTCGAGGCCGAACAACAATATCACGGGACAAGACAGGTGCATAGATATCTAGTATAGATCTTAGTGTCTCATTGTAACAATTGACTAGGGTATCCAAGTCGTCCGGTGGGTCAAGACAGAGCTGAGAAGAGCAAATCGTCTCGGAAAATTGATCACGgtcaattgatttaatttttctgaactGCAGATGTTTGATGGCCACCGGAGGTCTTTCAGGTTTTAGTTGACAGAAGACTGGGAAATGGTCAGAAAACAACTCACCAGTGTAGGGGCACCCAGCAATGATGTTATCAGATATACGAGTTATGATCAAATCCAGTGTGTGACCAAGTTCATGGGTAGGGTGTAGAACATGTTGTTTAAGACCCATCGACACCAGAAGGTCAGACATGTTTCTACAGTCAGTGTCATCAGGTAGATCCATATGAATGTTAAAATCGCCCAGTATTAACAAAGGCTCACTTGACATGACCAAAGACTCGAGATAATCTGAGAATTCAGTGATAAATGTTGAAGTAGACACAGGATGTTTAACAGAATATGGAGGCCTATAGACTAAAACAACCCGCAAACGAGTAGTAGCCACAGGATTGACCAACCATTCTGACACCTCGAATGACTCTTTTCCTGCAGCTGAAACCTTTTCAACGTTgatagattctttgaaaatcaatgcAGTCCCACCTCCTCTGCGATCACTGCGGGGATGATGAAGGAGTTTGTATCCCTGTGGTGTTATTTCACTAAGAATAGCAGTGTCATTGTCTGTAAGCCAGGTTTCAGAAACAGCAAATAGATCTGCTTTGCTATCGCATACCAAATCCACAAACGACGCTGACTTATTTCTCAAAGATCGAGCATTGAGAAGGCAAAGCAACAATCGTTGCGTATCgttcttgatattttccaaCACTTGTTGAGGCTTGGGCACAATAATGTGGACCAAATTACGTAGACACGGCGGTGCACGATTGCCAACAGCGCTAGCATAAGCAAAGTCGCCGTTTGTCGAGTGTCGATTTCCGATTACAGCTTGAATAGCAGAGGGGCCAGGATTTAAACTTACATCACCAGATTTGATCAGTCGAAAAATCAAAGGTAGTTTTGTTTCGCTTAGGATTTTTGTGTTGTTTCGATTAGTCCGTATACACGCCCCGCGTGTTCGAGTTTAGGACATTTCGATTAGCGTACATTGTATGGTAATGACCTATTTTAATTaattgtatttcagtttttgcgAGCTTTCAAGTTTGATAAACGAATCGAGATTCGATAAACGCTAGGAGGTTCCGTCAATATAAAAGATTTCTCCGATGCGACGTTGTTAGATTCGATTGATGTCAGCATCCGCCCCATTATAAATGTCTTCGTCACCCAAACATTTTTCCCTTTACCTTTATTTCGTTGAGGCTCTTTTCAGTTGCAAACGAATCTGTGGTCATCTAAGAACAAAAGACAAACGTATAATTTAGCTTTGCGGCAACGAAACCTCCGCAGCGTCGCTGGCCGAGAGAGGCTAAAGGTTTTATTCATTCCACCAATAGTTTTCTTCCATGCAGTTTTTCGATGACAAAAGTTACCTTTATGAGACGAGAGAATAACAGTCCTCCAGCATAACGGGTGTACAGCTCGTCCCAATTGTCTTCGACAAACCGCCACGCGAGTTCACGCCCTGCTAAactagaaatgaaaacaaacaaaggaaatacaaggaaaatttgtatctggatttttgtttctttttttttttttgtttgtttgtctgactgtttttttttttgttgttttttttttttaagcactttAACGCGTTTTAACTGATCTCTGAATGCACAGTCCGAGACCAGTAACGGACATTCACGCCTCggaaaacttgataaaaaagaTTAAGATTAATCTTGAAATGGGATTAAAACATAGGGGCGATATTCTCTTCCAGATTTTACTATTTCGTCTTCTTAAAGACAGGTTTATTCAACTCTTTTCACCACAGGACAATAAGAACAAGGCAGTAAGTGTACCAACGTTTACGGCAGTAGTACGGGAAACGCTCAATGGCACAGAAGGTTTGCCGGTACGATCTGTTTTCTGCACTATACCGTTCACAACCTTTACCACGATCTAACTGGTAAATAACTCACCTGTTACCACTAGTTAAAATCCTTCCTTTCAGAGAGTTCATTATTTTGTTGGGAAACTTAAGAATGGCTGCCTGTCAGGATCGAGAATCGTCCGTCAACGACCATTTTGGTGAAATGCTCATATTTTGCTCAAAGACACCCTTttataaactattttcaaaaatcatgtttttaagtttcagcgattcttaaattttcataaatttgccAAAATCTGAAAACGTGGTTTTCAGGCTTCCGGAGCTCAGGCTCCGCATGACGCACAGTTAAAAATTAACTGCAAAAACCAAGCCCCGTTTAAGGATTAAAATGTAATCAATCAACGCCAAACTTCACACGATATTAGGACAGCTATTCTCATTCAATTCTAGTTAATAAACTTTTTTGGGGCACATCGATTTTGGGATTATTTAAGCCCTTGAAAGAACATCCTCACAGACAGAGTAAAATGGCGGCGAAAAACGGGTGATATTTCACGCGAAAAAAATGTACCTGGTACCACAAATTTTGGATTTTCAACAACATATTCGTGAAATATTGCTATTTTCCATTTACTGTGAAAAGTATGATGTCCGGAATCGCATTGCTTCCCTTCGAAAATGGCAGAAATGTTTGTGACTTTGAGTGAGAAAAATGATGCAAAGTGTGTAAACaaacaacaaggtaatttaaTCATACTGAGTTATTAAATCTCCAAATTAAATCCGGTCTCCGCTGTGTCGGCTTGTAGCTTGGAAAATGTAAAGACAAGTAAACTGTTCCGTAAGA
The sequence above is a segment of the Pocillopora verrucosa isolate sample1 chromosome 13, ASM3666991v2, whole genome shotgun sequence genome. Coding sequences within it:
- the LOC131794070 gene encoding E3 ubiquitin-protein ligase TRIM71-like is translated as MESLLKNIKQQVTCSICLDTYTEPKIISCFHTFCCECLEKHARVSQRQGKFRCPECQAAIDLPEGNRFDRLPISFFHNSLLSLLAVRQSGDTSSITCSQCRKTNPQMYYCFDCRRFMCLDCFNAHQLLSATFEGHKVTPVKDFKVEDYEAVLKRQPFCSQEFHEREVTRFFCLECQVCICQICIVTDHQNHKVVLLEKAALEEKDNIMCGAKLMRNKESELCEVIKQFEETISKLESNVATAKRKVSRVAEEIIAETREREREAIDFLEATRVSVLERINLAKKEVESLVKQMKQAAEFAENLVQNSSSSDVMQNKETLKQKFEDLRGVEVPKHQQTTFVKFSVASRLVDWKLGVIEVTPTADAKRSRLEGLDQSFQAGVEAELTLCAKTSEGETINQGDLKNQVEFLVEPGKDVTNVFVNKRENGSLQLKFTPKLPGTYSVEVRINGDKLPTCPYTLNVKERELFIVGELSLKLFPGDTLLWLTGIAVNEKGEIVVLESTDHCVYVFDRDGNRVRKIGSQGKEPGQFKGPIAVSYLNDKEILVTDYGNSRVQQIDNKTGTVVKSLGQKGSGKGEFVGPFYVCVDDEERIVVTELDSSRIQVMSKEGEPIFTFGDRGPEKLRYPTCCISYKNMFLVCDRENHCIKVFDRSGTFLYKFGKEGNQDGEFNRPIYLFVDSSDNLLVSDLGNDRVQQFSLDGRFTGKSVTHLPKPFGIVVAPDGRILVIGGHNKVYILK